One Equus caballus isolate H_3958 breed thoroughbred chromosome 14, TB-T2T, whole genome shotgun sequence DNA segment encodes these proteins:
- the TLX3 gene encoding T-cell leukemia homeobox protein 3: MTQSLSGPRTLGKVSVRREAPGAPWLRRNGDPAASPPSPAQPFRPPRMEAPASAQTPHPHEPISFGIDQILNSPDQDSAPAPRGPDGASYLGGPPGGRPGATYPSLPASFAGLGAPFEDAGSYSVNLSLAPAGVIRVPAHRPLPGAVPPPLPSALPAMPSVPTVSSLGGLNFPWMESSRRFVKDRFTAAAALTPFTVTRRIGHPYQNRTPPKRKKPRTSFSRVQICELEKRFHRQKYLASAERAALAKSLKMTDAQVKTWFQNRRTKWRRQTAEEREAERQQASRLMLQLQHDAFQKSLNDSIQPDPLCLHNSSLFALQNLQPWEEDSSKVPAVTSLV; the protein is encoded by the exons ATGACACAGAGCCTGTCGGGCCCGCGCACTCTTGGCAAAGTTTCAGTGCGACGAGAGGCGCCGGGCGCTCCATGGCTGCGCCGTAACGGGGACCCAGCCGCCTCcccgcccagcccagcccagcccttccGCCCGCCCAGGATGGAGGCGCCCGCCAGCGCGCAGACCCCGCACCCGCACGAACCCATCAGCTTCGGCATCGACCAGATCCTCAACAGCCCGGACCAGGACAGTGCACCAGCCCCGCGGGGCCCCGACGGCGCCAGCTACCTGGGAGGGCCCCCCGGGGGCCGTCCGGGCGCCACTTACCCATCTTTACCCGCCTCCTTTGCCGGCCTCGGCGCGCCCTTCGAGGACGCGGGATCTTACAGTGTCAACCTAAGCCTGGCGCCCGCTGGCGTGATCCGGGTGCCAGCGCACAGGCCGCTACCCGGGGCCGTGCCGCCGCCTCTGCCTAGCGCGCTGCCCGCCATGCCCTCCGTGCCCACGGTCTCCAGCCTGGGCGGCCTCAATTTCCCCTGGATGGAGAGCAGCCGCCGCTTCGTGAAAGATCGTTTCACAG CGGCGGCGGCGCTCACGCCCTTCACCGTGACCCGGCGCATCGGCCACCCCTACCAGAACCGGACGCCGCCCAAGCGTAAGAAGCCGCGCACGTCCTTTTCTCGGGTGCAGATCTGCGAGCTGGAAAAGCGCTTCCACCGCCAGAAGTACCTGGCCTCGGCCGAGAGGGCGGCGCTCGCCAAGTCCCTCAAAATGACGGACGCGCAGGTCAAGACCTGGTTCCAAAACCGGAGGACCAAGTGGCG GCGGCAGACGGCGGAGGAGCGGGAGGCGGAGCGGCAGCAGGCAAGCCGGCTCATGCTGCAGCTGCAGCACGACGCCTTCCAAAAGAGCCTCAACGACTCCATCCAGCCCGACCCGCTCTGTCTGCACAACTCGTCGCTCTTTGCTCTGCAGAATCTGCAGCCCTGGGAGGAGGATAGCTCCAAGGTCCCCGCCGTCACCTCTCTGGTGTGA